Proteins encoded in a region of the Devosia sp. RR2S18 genome:
- a CDS encoding cold-shock protein: MAIKGTVKFFNTTKGFGFISPESGGKDAFVHISAVQRSGLDSLYENDKVEYELETGRDGKESATNLKLLD; this comes from the coding sequence ATGGCTATCAAAGGCACCGTCAAGTTCTTCAACACCACCAAGGGCTTCGGCTTCATCTCTCCGGAGAGCGGTGGCAAGGACGCGTTTGTTCACATCTCAGCAGTTCAGCGTTCGGGGCTCGACAGCCTCTATGAGAACGACAAGGTAGAGTACGAACTCGAGACGGGTCGCGACGGCAAAGAGTCGGCTACCAATCTAAAGCTACTCGACTGA